A stretch of DNA from Staphylococcus sp. KG4-3:
CGTTAAAACTTCTCTTGATAAAGAAGCATTAATCTTGTTTAGTAGAATATCAGGAGTGATTGGCTCCATTTCCATACGTTTTAACATATTAAGTAATGTTTTAGAACTATGAATCTTTTTCAATAAATTGGCTACCCGTTGTTCGTGCATTTCGTTGAAAGTAAGTTCTCTACCATTTTTCCAATGTTGTGCGGTTACCACTTCACCAGTTTCTATGCGTTTTGTCCACACTAATTTTGGTACAATACCTTCGGCCGATAATGCCGCAATAAATGGGTTTGAATTTCTTTTTAGGAATAACTTTTGCCCATCTTGTTCAGCCATATATGCCTCACCAGATGCACCACCCGCTGAATCAAGCGTCCATCCCAATTGATAAAACTGCTCCAACACGTTCACCTCACTTTCAATTAGAAAATGGCTCAAGAAAACAGATTTCGAGAGCCATATATAATCATTTTCTATTACAATATTTTAAACTTCAACCCAAATTTATGTCGCCTCAAGTTTTATGACTGACACAATGTCCCATGTGATTCAAGTTAAGTTATTTAATAACAGTACCTAGTTTCAAATTATAGCAACTTTTACATCATACCATAAATCAATCTCAAACAGAGTACTATTTTAATATTTCTATATCTTTTTTTCTTAAATTTATTACGGTCAATTTCAAGACTCATAAAAGATTTTATAATGTTTGAGGTTGAATTTCAACCAAAAATGAGAAACAAAAAGATACATTTTACTTTCAATTTTATATTGAAATCTCTTAAACGGCTCAGTTAGCATTATAACATAATTTCAACGTAATTTATGTGACATTTTATATCCATTTATGGAAAATATTAACTATGTGTGTCAATGTATCTATTAAATCCTTCTTGCAATGATTTCGTAATACTACCTACTTCACCATCACCTACATTTTCTCCATCCAATTTAACGACAGGCATGACTTCTATTGATGTACTAGACACAATAATTTCGTCTGCATTTTTTAAGAAATCCAATGTAAATACTTCTTCATTAAAAGGTATACCTTTATCTTCAGCAACTGATTTGATAACCATACGTGTTATACCATTTAATATATAATTATTTACTGGATGTGTGTATATCTCACCGTTTTTAATCGCATACACATTACTAGAAGAACCTTCTGTGACGATATCACCACGGTGTTGAATTGCTTCTTGAGCGTTATATTTTGTTGCGTATTCTTTAGCTAATACATTTCCTAATAAATTTAAACTTTTAATATCGCATCTTAACCAACGAATATCTTCAGTTGTAATAGCATTAATGCCTTCTTCAAGCAATTTGTATGGGCGATCATATGACTTCGTAAATGCCATGATGTTTGCCTCTACTGATGGTGTAGGGAATGCATGATCACGTGGAGCAGCACCACGAGTTACCTGGATATAGACACCGCCATTAACGATGCTGTTTGTAGATAACAATTCCTGAATCAATTCCGTCAATTCGTCTACATTGTATTTTAGTTCCAAACCAATTTCTTTAGCACTGCGTAGTAATCTTTCAA
This window harbors:
- the dat gene encoding D-amino-acid transaminase translates to MTKVLINEKLVDEQDANVPYNDRGYVFGDGIYEYIRVYDNNVFTAKEHFERLLRSAKEIGLELKYNVDELTELIQELLSTNSIVNGGVYIQVTRGAAPRDHAFPTPSVEANIMAFTKSYDRPYKLLEEGINAITTEDIRWLRCDIKSLNLLGNVLAKEYATKYNAQEAIQHRGDIVTEGSSSNVYAIKNGEIYTHPVNNYILNGITRMVIKSVAEDKGIPFNEEVFTLDFLKNADEIIVSSTSIEVMPVVKLDGENVGDGEVGSITKSLQEGFNRYIDTHS